A single Polyodon spathula isolate WHYD16114869_AA chromosome 6, ASM1765450v1, whole genome shotgun sequence DNA region contains:
- the LOC121317624 gene encoding E3 SUMO-protein ligase ZBED1-like, whose amino-acid sequence MSDDRRRSEVWKFFKVIESNQEKKKVECSMCYTELTYSGGSTGTMTNHLRLKHSEVFIASQARYRSTRSCKSTYTRRTNQPVIVSHSSLMAKDEWEKCTAKLAAMCAFDLRPISIVEGTGFKEFIKELNPLYEVPDRATVAHFVRLQYEEEKQTLREKLANQVGMAFTLDLWVSVATEAYVTVTTHFLDENWELNNCILATKEVEEQHTGLNISTEIRKLLTEFDIPEKKIYGLVTENSANMVNCGNGLGWPQVKCFGHTLQLSIRGAFDEVRALSDTIAAAKMLVAYFHGSASATLELQSQQKQLELSEHILITDCTSRWNTTFDMFECLVRERLNIHAVLNCPEVTKPSDAMNLTLSDSQWDIIEAMVPVLRPLHVATRIMCSQEYPTLSGVYPILCSLKNQHLRVKETDIEAVADFKRIVVSVLEMCYNTADEVLCQDPALICTFLDPRYKSLLFLKPSQREAVRAQVVSYMQSDGPPGQSRSLRSSAKRLKSDHSQSDMAFLLGEYYQDGDDSDSSPTPEEELGQYVLSKAVPTAVNPIAWWKENSTSFPAVAKLARKFLCIPATAVPSERVFSTAGDTLTKLRASLDPDTVSELIFVNKVLRTKEPQQDTDEARSAEREDTFTLQHQVLIKQEDCSS is encoded by the coding sequence ATGTCAGATGACCGCCGTCGTTCAGAGGTCTGGAAGTTTTTCAAGGTGATTGAAAGTAACCAAGAAAAGAAGAAGGTGGAGTGTAGCATGTGTTACACAGAACTGACCTACTCTGGCGGGAGCACCGGGACCATGACCAATCACCTGCGACTTAAGCACAGCGAGGTCTTCATTGCATCCCAAGCCCGATATAGATCCACCAGATCCTGTAAATCCACTTATACAAGGAGAACCAATCAGCCAGTCATTGTAAGTCATTCAAGTCTCATGGCAAAAGATGAGTGGGAAAAATGTACTGCGAAGCTGGCAGCCATGTGTGCTTTTGACCTGCGCCCAATTAGCATTGTGGAAGGAACAGGCTTTAAGGAGTTTATCAAAGAACTAAATCCCTTGTATGAAGTTCCAGACAGAGCCACTGTGGCTCACTTTGTCAGGTTGCAATATGAAGAGGAGAAACAGACACTGAGAGAAAAGCTGGCAAACCAAGTGGGAATGGCTTTCACCTTGGACTTGTGGGTAAGTGTTGCCACTGAGGCATACGTTACTGTGACCACACACTTTCTAGATGAAAATTGGGAACTGAACAATTGCATTTTGGCAACAAAGGAAGTAGAAGAACAGCACACAGGCCTTAACATTTCAACAGAAATCAGAAAACTGTTGACTGAATTTGATATaccagaaaagaaaatatatgggCTTGTAACAGAAAATTCAGCAAACATGGTGAACTGTGGGAATGGACTGGGATGGCCCCAGGTCAAGTGCTTTGGCCACACACTGCAGCTGTCAATCCGAGGTGCATTTGATGAAGTCAGAGCTCTGTCTGATACCATCGCTGCTGCCAAGATGCTGGTTGCGTATTTTCACGGATCTGCGTCAGCAACCCTTGAGCTCCAATCACAGCAAAAACAGCTGGAGTTGTCAGAGCATATCTTAATTACAGATTGCACTTCCCGTTGGAACACTACCTTTGATATGTTTGAGTGCCTGGTGCGAGAGCGTCTGAATATACATGCAGTCCTAAATTGCCCAGAAGTCACAAAACCATCAGACGCCATGAATCTGACACTTTCAGATAGTCAGTGGGATATTATTGAGGCCATGGTTCCTGTCCTCCGCCCACTGCATGTGGCTACTCGAATCATGTGCTCTCAGGAATACCCAACGCTGAGTGGAGTTTACCCCATTCTTTGCAGCTTAAAGAACCAGCACCTCCGGGTGAAGGAGACCGATATAGAAGCTGTTGCAGACTTCAAGAGAATAGTGGTGTCTGTTTTAGAAATGTGCTACAACACTGCTGATGAGGTCTTATGCCAGGACCCAGCATTGATCTGCACTTTCCTAGACCCACGATACAAGTCCCTGTTGTTCCTCAAGCCCAGCCAGCGTGAAGCCGTCCGGGCACAGGTGGTGTCTTACATGCAGTCAGATGGACCCCCTGGTCAAAGCAGAAGCCTGCGATCATCAGCAAAACGGCTGAAGTCTGATCACTCCCAGTCAGACATGGCGTTCCTTCTGGGAGAGTACTATCAGGATGGGGATGACAGCGACTCCTCTCCTACACCAGAAGAAGAACTCGGACAGTATGTTTTAAGCAAGGCTGTGCCGACTGCTGTTAATCCCATAGCCTGGTGGAAGGAAAATTCCACAAGTTTTCCAGCAGTTGCAAAGCTGGCCAGAAAATTCCTGTGCATTCCAGCAACAGCTGTACCTTCTGAAAGGGTTTTCTCTACTGCTGGGGACACTCTCACTAAACTCCGAGCATCTCTTGATCCAGATACAGTGAGTGAGCTCATCTTTGTGAACAAAGTACTGAGGACGAAAGAACCCCAGCAGGACACAGATGAAGCACGAAGTGCAGAAAGAGAGGacacatttacactgcagcatcAAGTCCTCATCAAACAGGAAGACTGCAGTTCATAA